One region of Zingiber officinale cultivar Zhangliang chromosome 7B, Zo_v1.1, whole genome shotgun sequence genomic DNA includes:
- the LOC122005927 gene encoding DNA-directed RNA polymerase II subunit RPB7 — protein MFFHITLERNMQLHPRHFGPHLRDKLVAKLMKDVEGTCSGRHGFVVAITGVEDIGKGLIREGTGFVTFPVKYQAVVFRPFKGEILEAVVTMVNKMGFFAEAGPVQIFVSNHLIPDDMEFQSGDMPNYTTSDGSVKIQKDSEVRLKIIGTRVDATEIFCIGTIKDDFLGVINDPGVTA, from the exons ATGTTTTTTCACATAACACTTGAGCGGAACATGCAACTTCACCCACGCCACTTTGGTCCCCACCTCCGCGACAAGCTTGTTGCCAAGCTCATGAAGGACGTAGAGGGCACATGCAG TGGACGCCATGGATTTGTGGTGGCCATTACAGGAGTAGAGGATATAGGGAAGGGACTCATCCGTGAAGGAACTGGCTTCGTGACCTTTCCTGTTAAGTATCAGGCAGTTGTCTTTCGCCCCTTCAAGGGTGAGATCCTCGAGGCCGTGGTCACCATGGTCAATAAG ATGGGCTTCTTTGCTGAAGCAGGTCCTGTGCAGATCTTCGTATCAAATCAT TTGATTCCTGACGATATGGAGTTCCAATCTGGAGATATGCCAAACTACACAACTTCTGATGGATCG GTCAAAATTCAGAAAGACAGTGAAGTGCGGCTAAAGATCATTGGTACTCGTGTGGATGCCACAGAAATT TTCTGCATCGGCACTATCAAAGATGATTTCTTGGGTGTCATCAATGATCCTGGCGTCACTGCTTAG
- the LOC122005929 gene encoding serine/threonine-protein kinase PCRK1-like isoform X2, which translates to MNCFHFSNGEKSPSWSRKSRSTRSNSTRSSDRDRRRCESDSNTLLDMFAFSGRSSRFPSLSHRPNNLKVFTFKELKNATNNFSRALMIGEGGFGCVYRGTIHSPKDPSTSFDVAIKRLNRGGLQGHKEWITEVDVLGVAEHPNLVKLIGCCAENDERGIQRLLVYEYMPNRSVEDHLSVRFATTLSWPTRLGIALDTARGLTYLHEEGEFQIIFRDLKTSNILLDDHWNAKLSDFGLAREGPIDESGHVSTVVIGTMGYAAPEYIQTGRLTAKSDIWAYGIVLYELITGRKPMDQNRPKKEQNLLEWLKPYTADVKKFHTIVDPRIQAEYSLEQAMELASIANKCLARSSKLRPKMSEVLEMVERIVRGMEIGTHPFDSNPGHKVQYCREESERKDLKRQVSSSKVDEGRWFMWRPKLLRAQ; encoded by the exons ATGAACtgctttcatttctctaatggaGAGAAGTCACCATCATGGTCAAGGAAGTCAAGATCCACTAGGTCGAATAGCACTAGATCTTCAGATCGTGATAGGAGAAGATGTGAATCCGATTCCAATACTTTGCTCGACATGTTTGCTTTCTCTGGACGAAGTTCCCGGTTCCCTAGCCTATCACACAGGCCAAACAATCTCAAAGTATTCACCTTTAAAGAGCTGAAAAATGCCACAAATAACTTTAGCCGTGCACTGATGATCGGGGAAGGTGGGTTTGGATGTGTTTATAGAGGCACAATCCACAGTCCTAAAGATCCAAGCACCAGCTTTGATGTTGCCATCAAAAGATTGAACCGCGGAGGCCTTCAG GGACACAAGGAATGGATAACAGAAGTGGATGTTCTTGGGGTGGCTGAGCATCCAAATCTCGTAAAGTTAATTGGATGTTGTGCTGAAAATGATGAAAGGGGAATCCAAAGACTTCTTGTATATGAATATATGCCTAATAGGAGTGTAGAAGATCACTTATCAGTTCGCTTTGCTACAACTCTATCATGGCCTACAAGACTTGGAATAGCACTCGATACTGCTCGTGGCTTGACATATCTGCACGAAGAGGGAGAATTTCAG ATTATTTTTCGCGACTTAAAAACATCAAATATTCTTTTGGATGATCACTGGAATGCAAAGCTGTCTGATTTTGGTTTGGCCAGAGAAGGACCCATCGACGAGTCAGGTCATGTTTCAACAGTG GTTATCGGAACAATGGGGTATGCAGCTCCAGAGTACATCCAGACCGGGCGCCTTACCGCCAAGAGTGACATCTGGGCCTATGGCATCGTCCTGTACGAGCTGATTACTGGTCGGAAACCGATGGACCAAAACCGTCCGAAGAAAGAGCAGAACCTGCTAGAGTGGCTGAAGCCATACACAGCCGATGTGAAAAAATTTCACACGATCGTGGATCCAAGGATACAGGCGGAATACTCTTTAGAACAAGCGATGGAATTAGCTTCCATTGCGAACAAATGCCTAGCGCGAAGCTCAAAGCTAAGGCCGAAGATGAGCGAGGTGTTAGAGATGGTCGAGAGGATTGTGCGCGGCATGGAGATTGGAACTCATCCATTCGACTCGAATCCAGGGCACAAGGTACaatattgtagagaagaaagcgAGCGAAAGGATTTGAAGAGGCAAGTTAGCAGTTCAAAAGTCGACGAAGGTAGATGGTTCATGTGGCGACCGAAGCTCTTGAGAGCTCAATGA
- the LOC122005929 gene encoding serine/threonine-protein kinase PCRK1-like isoform X1 has product MKMNCFHFSNGEKSPSWSRKSRSTRSNSTRSSDRDRRRCESDSNTLLDMFAFSGRSSRFPSLSHRPNNLKVFTFKELKNATNNFSRALMIGEGGFGCVYRGTIHSPKDPSTSFDVAIKRLNRGGLQGHKEWITEVDVLGVAEHPNLVKLIGCCAENDERGIQRLLVYEYMPNRSVEDHLSVRFATTLSWPTRLGIALDTARGLTYLHEEGEFQIIFRDLKTSNILLDDHWNAKLSDFGLAREGPIDESGHVSTVVIGTMGYAAPEYIQTGRLTAKSDIWAYGIVLYELITGRKPMDQNRPKKEQNLLEWLKPYTADVKKFHTIVDPRIQAEYSLEQAMELASIANKCLARSSKLRPKMSEVLEMVERIVRGMEIGTHPFDSNPGHKVQYCREESERKDLKRQVSSSKVDEGRWFMWRPKLLRAQ; this is encoded by the exons ATGAAG ATGAACtgctttcatttctctaatggaGAGAAGTCACCATCATGGTCAAGGAAGTCAAGATCCACTAGGTCGAATAGCACTAGATCTTCAGATCGTGATAGGAGAAGATGTGAATCCGATTCCAATACTTTGCTCGACATGTTTGCTTTCTCTGGACGAAGTTCCCGGTTCCCTAGCCTATCACACAGGCCAAACAATCTCAAAGTATTCACCTTTAAAGAGCTGAAAAATGCCACAAATAACTTTAGCCGTGCACTGATGATCGGGGAAGGTGGGTTTGGATGTGTTTATAGAGGCACAATCCACAGTCCTAAAGATCCAAGCACCAGCTTTGATGTTGCCATCAAAAGATTGAACCGCGGAGGCCTTCAG GGACACAAGGAATGGATAACAGAAGTGGATGTTCTTGGGGTGGCTGAGCATCCAAATCTCGTAAAGTTAATTGGATGTTGTGCTGAAAATGATGAAAGGGGAATCCAAAGACTTCTTGTATATGAATATATGCCTAATAGGAGTGTAGAAGATCACTTATCAGTTCGCTTTGCTACAACTCTATCATGGCCTACAAGACTTGGAATAGCACTCGATACTGCTCGTGGCTTGACATATCTGCACGAAGAGGGAGAATTTCAG ATTATTTTTCGCGACTTAAAAACATCAAATATTCTTTTGGATGATCACTGGAATGCAAAGCTGTCTGATTTTGGTTTGGCCAGAGAAGGACCCATCGACGAGTCAGGTCATGTTTCAACAGTG GTTATCGGAACAATGGGGTATGCAGCTCCAGAGTACATCCAGACCGGGCGCCTTACCGCCAAGAGTGACATCTGGGCCTATGGCATCGTCCTGTACGAGCTGATTACTGGTCGGAAACCGATGGACCAAAACCGTCCGAAGAAAGAGCAGAACCTGCTAGAGTGGCTGAAGCCATACACAGCCGATGTGAAAAAATTTCACACGATCGTGGATCCAAGGATACAGGCGGAATACTCTTTAGAACAAGCGATGGAATTAGCTTCCATTGCGAACAAATGCCTAGCGCGAAGCTCAAAGCTAAGGCCGAAGATGAGCGAGGTGTTAGAGATGGTCGAGAGGATTGTGCGCGGCATGGAGATTGGAACTCATCCATTCGACTCGAATCCAGGGCACAAGGTACaatattgtagagaagaaagcgAGCGAAAGGATTTGAAGAGGCAAGTTAGCAGTTCAAAAGTCGACGAAGGTAGATGGTTCATGTGGCGACCGAAGCTCTTGAGAGCTCAATGA
- the LOC122005929 gene encoding serine/threonine-protein kinase PCRK1-like isoform X3, translating to MKMNCFHFSNGEKSPSWSRKSRSTRSNSTRSSDRDRRRCESDSNTLLDMFAFSGRSSRFPSLSHRPNNLKVFTFKELKNATNNFSRALMIGEGGFGCVYRGTIHSPKDPSTSFDVAIKRLNRGGLQGHKEWITEVDVLGVAEHPNLVKLIGCCAENDERGIQRLLVYEYMPNRSVEDHLSVRFATTLSWPTRLGIALDTARGLTYLHEEGEFQVIGTMGYAAPEYIQTGRLTAKSDIWAYGIVLYELITGRKPMDQNRPKKEQNLLEWLKPYTADVKKFHTIVDPRIQAEYSLEQAMELASIANKCLARSSKLRPKMSEVLEMVERIVRGMEIGTHPFDSNPGHKVQYCREESERKDLKRQVSSSKVDEGRWFMWRPKLLRAQ from the exons ATGAAG ATGAACtgctttcatttctctaatggaGAGAAGTCACCATCATGGTCAAGGAAGTCAAGATCCACTAGGTCGAATAGCACTAGATCTTCAGATCGTGATAGGAGAAGATGTGAATCCGATTCCAATACTTTGCTCGACATGTTTGCTTTCTCTGGACGAAGTTCCCGGTTCCCTAGCCTATCACACAGGCCAAACAATCTCAAAGTATTCACCTTTAAAGAGCTGAAAAATGCCACAAATAACTTTAGCCGTGCACTGATGATCGGGGAAGGTGGGTTTGGATGTGTTTATAGAGGCACAATCCACAGTCCTAAAGATCCAAGCACCAGCTTTGATGTTGCCATCAAAAGATTGAACCGCGGAGGCCTTCAG GGACACAAGGAATGGATAACAGAAGTGGATGTTCTTGGGGTGGCTGAGCATCCAAATCTCGTAAAGTTAATTGGATGTTGTGCTGAAAATGATGAAAGGGGAATCCAAAGACTTCTTGTATATGAATATATGCCTAATAGGAGTGTAGAAGATCACTTATCAGTTCGCTTTGCTACAACTCTATCATGGCCTACAAGACTTGGAATAGCACTCGATACTGCTCGTGGCTTGACATATCTGCACGAAGAGGGAGAATTTCAG GTTATCGGAACAATGGGGTATGCAGCTCCAGAGTACATCCAGACCGGGCGCCTTACCGCCAAGAGTGACATCTGGGCCTATGGCATCGTCCTGTACGAGCTGATTACTGGTCGGAAACCGATGGACCAAAACCGTCCGAAGAAAGAGCAGAACCTGCTAGAGTGGCTGAAGCCATACACAGCCGATGTGAAAAAATTTCACACGATCGTGGATCCAAGGATACAGGCGGAATACTCTTTAGAACAAGCGATGGAATTAGCTTCCATTGCGAACAAATGCCTAGCGCGAAGCTCAAAGCTAAGGCCGAAGATGAGCGAGGTGTTAGAGATGGTCGAGAGGATTGTGCGCGGCATGGAGATTGGAACTCATCCATTCGACTCGAATCCAGGGCACAAGGTACaatattgtagagaagaaagcgAGCGAAAGGATTTGAAGAGGCAAGTTAGCAGTTCAAAAGTCGACGAAGGTAGATGGTTCATGTGGCGACCGAAGCTCTTGAGAGCTCAATGA